A window from Ignavibacteriota bacterium encodes these proteins:
- a CDS encoding T9SS type A sorting domain-containing protein, whose protein sequence is MTNHFYIQYVDSREYLSDNQIVLEIEGRPKIVFFEDGNFIVFQIINMNIGGEDSGIIYGEYLKYQKFNHDGQKLSDLVNLNYFSYPYKYGKYYYNFIPINNDKILSIWNEHNNIYLQNILESNNVKNPIYKITTNDSYSFQQNHDFTICNNGDLIIVYEEDRNGFDDVYLQKLDSMGNILGNGHSISEDSVKNIKKSPMIASSSNDYIMICWVESINDEEKMFAQIQNCNSEIVINKFEVLSLSGIETVKLNSFENKFIVSYNSSEGIICRIYSHEGKHLYTNLFNNYIENIDEKLKNWDIGNTKLGKYLFYYNCYDTSENINRVYGQFVDSLGNKLGEVFQINSNENLFDISDENTEKIPVSWLDKDNELNFRIVLSDGRFYSTVNYTEPWRWGGGGLPTIAIDENKNFIKYNKTHFQIFSDKGEKIESENEIYDLPISYDSATPVYKSKIIFKNNRLYIVREDLFELFDFDIKVKILELTKKITNLEGIQNVLPTTYALSQNYPNPFNPTTKIKYAIPQNEKGEKINVKIMVYDILGKEVETLVNENKSPGNYEVDFDASNLPSGVYFYKLQAGDYIQSRKMLLIK, encoded by the coding sequence ATGACCAATCATTTTTATATTCAATATGTAGATTCAAGAGAGTATTTATCGGACAACCAAATAGTTTTAGAAATTGAAGGACGTCCTAAAATTGTATTTTTTGAAGATGGTAATTTTATTGTTTTTCAAATTATTAATATGAACATCGGTGGAGAAGATAGTGGTATAATATATGGGGAATATTTAAAATATCAAAAGTTCAACCATGATGGGCAAAAATTGAGTGATTTAGTCAATTTAAATTATTTTAGTTATCCATATAAATATGGTAAGTACTATTATAATTTTATTCCTATAAATAATGACAAAATTTTATCTATTTGGAATGAGCATAATAATATTTATTTGCAAAATATACTTGAGTCAAATAATGTTAAAAATCCTATTTATAAAATAACAACGAATGATTCTTATTCATTTCAACAAAATCATGATTTTACTATATGTAACAATGGAGATTTAATAATAGTATATGAAGAAGATAGAAATGGATTTGATGATGTATACTTACAAAAATTAGATTCAATGGGAAATATTCTTGGAAATGGTCATAGCATTTCTGAAGATTCTGTAAAGAATATTAAAAAATCACCAATGATAGCTTCATCTTCTAATGACTACATAATGATATGTTGGGTTGAAAGTATTAATGATGAAGAAAAAATGTTTGCACAAATTCAAAATTGCAATTCAGAAATAGTAATAAATAAATTTGAAGTTTTATCTTTAAGTGGAATAGAAACAGTAAAACTAAATTCTTTCGAAAATAAATTTATTGTTAGTTATAATAGTTCAGAAGGAATTATTTGTAGAATTTATTCGCATGAAGGGAAACATTTATATACTAATCTTTTCAATAATTATATTGAAAACATTGATGAAAAATTGAAAAATTGGGATATCGGAAATACAAAATTAGGTAAATATCTTTTCTATTATAATTGTTATGATACTTCAGAAAATATCAATAGAGTATATGGTCAATTTGTTGATTCCTTAGGAAATAAATTAGGTGAAGTTTTTCAGATAAATTCCAATGAAAATTTATTTGATATTTCTGATGAAAACACTGAAAAAATTCCAGTAAGTTGGTTAGATAAAGATAATGAATTAAATTTTAGAATTGTTTTAAGTGATGGTCGTTTTTATTCAACTGTCAATTATACTGAACCATGGCGTTGGGGCGGAGGAGGTTTGCCTACAATTGCAATCGACGAAAATAAGAATTTCATTAAGTACAATAAAACACATTTTCAAATATTTTCTGATAAAGGGGAAAAAATTGAGAGTGAAAATGAAATTTATGATTTGCCAATCAGTTATGATTCAGCTACTCCAGTTTACAAATCAAAAATTATTTTTAAAAATAACAGATTATATATAGTTAGAGAAGATTTATTTGAGTTATTTGATTTTGATATAAAAGTTAAAATATTAGAATTGACGAAAAAAATAACAAATCTTGAAGGTATTCAAAATGTATTACCAACAACATATGCTCTTTCACAAAACTATCCCAATCCATTTAATCCAACTACAAAAATAAAGTATGCAATTCCTCAAAACGAAAAAGGTGAAAAGATAAATGTAAAAATTATGGTTTACGATATTTTAGGTAAAGAAGTTGAAACACTAGTAAACGAAAATAAATCACCCGGAAATTATGAAGTAGATTTTGATGCAAGTAATTTACCGAGCGGTGTATATTTCTATAAACTACAAGCCGGTGACTATATTCAATCACGAAAGATGCTATTAATTAAATAA
- a CDS encoding PQQ-binding-like beta-propeller repeat protein, which produces MKILTSILTSLLLFNTIYSQTPGTIKWEFQTRGNEITSPAIDEDGTIYFGSSDSSLYALNSDGSKKWEFKTGGSITSSPTIGENGTIYFGSHDHKVYAINPDGIVNWEYETGGKIYYSPAIGEDETIYIKSYDKYFYAFNSDGSIKWTYLHNDSTTENFKWLFSSAIIDESGLIFLYLQASRKFIGLNSDGNINDNVLSNVDILFRGIIDNDSCYYRSLADGDGEGDYYWFASDDKDWKNRWSNDSYLYFPIMGNDETIYTIKRNSKLLALNFDGEVKWDADISLYDCAPLAMDRKGNLLVPQSGGKLTLISTTSTGLADSPWPKFNKDYKNTARAEKFPNAIVAENFISKKDPGIITLDASLSNDKEGLQLSFLWSVIKQPEGSSIVLTDSTSPKIEVNIPSFRGEFFFKVKVINSKEKYSTNVVHVSTLHKRQLSWDKNYSAIGLDSTIYYFDDSKYYAINPDGTTKWEFSLFDPYYFNPTNISGASIGNDGTIYFGTSADYLYAINPSGIEKWKFKTDGGFRNAPAIGSDGTLYFGTWARKFYALNSDGTKKWEYETEHHIESSPSIENDGTIYIGCNNLYAFNPDGSIKWKTSIGGFFGSSPAIDIDGTIYMGSGDHNMYSINPDGTIKWKFLADDGIYSSAVIGVDGSLYFGTQGGTFFALNPDGTKKWEFDANSTIYSSPIIGNDGTIFFGTYDSGGEVKFFAFNSDGKKKWEYNFNFGRQFNSAIGNDGTIYFGNYALYSDCTGLADTPWPKSSKNNQNTSISTLNPLAPQAFVSQNNFSMKYGTIILDGSPSYDPDGDNLNFKWSIFKKPKGCIVNIKDSTSAITEVTIPKIPGIFIFVLKVTDDNDGTSYTSVTVNNENKWEFSLPYESRFSPAIDSEGNIYVSANQILYSIKPDGTLKWELDIGSEIRCPPIIDQDGWIYITTSDWKLQVINPSGIKIWEFKDVNNHPPAIGFTTINSLENEKVIYIASAPWNYEMYALNKSGDIIWTFQAGGECYSPSIGEDGSIYFGSRDKNIYALNPDGSEKWKYYTEEQFEAPFTSPAIDKDGSIYLTYYHGTFYALDSNGTLKWKYDNESSVFYESSPIIGNDGTLYIMSNNGILIALNQDGTKKFGFDTDFYSGYFTPTIGKNGNIYINSLGFCMLNPNGELIYKFDLPNNRYSSPTINNDGTIYTISGNSLYALETECKGLADSLWSKIGGNKFNSGMSHYIIPGFSVDSLSGNIPFTVQFSDTSYGNVFNRHWDFGDGQTSTEKNPVHTYAYPDSFTVMLIISNPSKSDTLTKENYIVALNSTGIAGNTDLPKEYKLYENYPNPFNPETNIEFDVKEATKVKLKVYNITGQLITTIVDKTMERGHYKYQFNGSNLSSGIYFYRIDMGNYTSIKKMILIK; this is translated from the coding sequence ATGAAAATACTTACATCAATTCTAACCTCGCTTTTGCTATTTAATACAATTTATTCTCAAACACCAGGAACAATAAAATGGGAATTTCAAACAAGAGGAAATGAAATAACATCACCGGCTATTGATGAAGATGGAACAATATACTTTGGTTCAAGCGATAGTAGTTTATATGCGTTAAATTCAGATGGTTCTAAAAAATGGGAATTTAAAACTGGTGGTAGTATTACTTCATCTCCGACTATTGGGGAAAATGGCACGATTTACTTTGGATCACATGATCACAAAGTATATGCCATAAATCCGGATGGTATAGTTAATTGGGAGTATGAAACTGGAGGTAAAATATATTATTCTCCAGCTATTGGAGAAGATGAAACCATATATATTAAATCTTATGATAAGTATTTTTATGCATTTAATTCTGATGGATCAATAAAATGGACTTATTTACATAATGATTCTACTACTGAAAATTTTAAATGGCTTTTTAGTTCAGCAATAATAGATGAAAGTGGTCTCATTTTCTTATATCTACAAGCAAGTAGAAAATTTATTGGATTAAATTCAGATGGAAATATAAATGATAATGTGTTGTCAAACGTTGATATTTTATTTAGAGGAATTATTGATAATGATAGTTGTTATTACCGTTCCTTAGCAGATGGAGATGGTGAAGGAGATTATTACTGGTTTGCATCAGACGATAAAGATTGGAAAAATAGATGGAGTAATGATTCTTATTTATACTTTCCTATAATGGGAAATGACGAAACTATTTATACCATTAAAAGAAATAGTAAACTTTTAGCACTTAATTTTGATGGTGAAGTTAAATGGGATGCGGATATAAGTTTATATGATTGTGCCCCTTTAGCCATGGATAGAAAAGGAAATCTTCTTGTTCCGCAAAGTGGTGGAAAACTTACGTTAATATCAACAACAAGTACAGGATTAGCAGACAGTCCATGGCCAAAATTTAATAAAGATTATAAGAATACCGCAAGAGCGGAAAAATTTCCAAATGCTATTGTTGCCGAAAATTTTATTTCAAAAAAGGATCCTGGCATTATAACTCTCGATGCATCTCTATCAAATGATAAAGAGGGGCTACAATTATCTTTTTTATGGTCAGTAATAAAACAACCTGAAGGAAGTTCAATAGTCCTAACAGATTCAACTTCTCCCAAAATTGAAGTAAATATTCCGTCATTTAGAGGAGAATTCTTTTTCAAAGTTAAAGTTATAAATAGTAAAGAAAAATATTCAACCAATGTTGTACACGTTAGTACATTACACAAACGGCAATTATCATGGGACAAAAATTATTCGGCAATTGGTTTGGATAGTACCATATATTATTTTGATGATTCAAAATACTATGCAATTAATCCTGATGGAACAACAAAATGGGAATTCAGTTTATTTGATCCATATTATTTTAATCCTACGAATATTTCTGGTGCATCAATCGGAAATGACGGTACAATTTATTTTGGTACAAGTGCTGATTATTTGTATGCAATAAATCCAAGCGGAATTGAGAAATGGAAATTTAAAACTGATGGAGGTTTCAGAAATGCCCCAGCAATTGGTTCTGATGGAACATTATATTTTGGAACTTGGGCAAGAAAGTTTTATGCTTTGAATTCAGATGGTACAAAAAAATGGGAGTATGAAACTGAACATCACATTGAGTCCTCTCCTTCAATTGAAAATGACGGGACAATTTATATCGGGTGTAATAATTTATATGCTTTTAATCCAGATGGCTCCATTAAATGGAAAACATCAATTGGTGGATTTTTCGGTTCTTCACCAGCCATTGACATAGATGGAACTATTTATATGGGATCCGGAGACCATAATATGTATTCAATAAATCCGGATGGAACAATTAAATGGAAATTTTTAGCAGATGATGGAATTTATTCATCAGCAGTAATCGGTGTCGATGGTTCATTATATTTTGGAACTCAAGGGGGTACTTTTTTCGCACTAAATCCAGATGGCACAAAAAAATGGGAATTTGATGCAAATAGTACAATTTATTCTTCTCCAATTATAGGAAACGATGGGACTATTTTTTTTGGTACTTACGATTCTGGAGGCGAAGTTAAATTTTTTGCGTTTAATTCTGATGGGAAAAAAAAATGGGAATACAATTTTAATTTTGGACGTCAATTTAATTCTGCAATTGGAAATGACGGTACTATTTATTTTGGTAATTATGCATTGTATAGTGATTGTACAGGTTTGGCTGATACTCCGTGGCCAAAATCTTCAAAAAATAATCAAAACACTTCAATATCTACTCTTAATCCATTAGCTCCGCAAGCTTTTGTTTCACAGAATAATTTTTCAATGAAATATGGAACAATTATTTTGGATGGTTCTCCATCTTATGATCCGGATGGCGATAACCTAAATTTTAAATGGAGTATCTTTAAAAAACCAAAGGGATGTATTGTAAACATAAAGGACTCAACTTCAGCAATTACTGAAGTAACAATTCCAAAAATACCTGGAATATTTATTTTCGTGTTAAAAGTTACTGATGATAATGACGGAACATCATATACTAGTGTAACTGTAAATAATGAGAACAAATGGGAGTTTTCTCTACCTTATGAGTCAAGATTTTCTCCTGCTATTGATTCAGAAGGGAATATTTATGTTTCTGCTAATCAAATTTTATATTCAATAAAACCTGATGGAACCTTAAAATGGGAGTTAGATATAGGAAGTGAAATAAGATGTCCTCCGATAATCGACCAAGATGGATGGATTTATATAACAACCTCTGACTGGAAATTACAAGTAATTAATCCTAGCGGAATTAAAATTTGGGAATTTAAAGATGTAAATAATCATCCACCTGCGATAGGTTTTACCACTATTAATTCGTTGGAAAATGAAAAAGTAATTTATATTGCATCAGCACCGTGGAATTATGAAATGTATGCTTTAAATAAATCAGGAGATATTATTTGGACATTTCAAGCAGGTGGAGAATGTTATTCACCTTCAATTGGTGAGGATGGAAGTATTTATTTTGGCTCAAGAGACAAAAACATATATGCATTGAATCCAGACGGTTCTGAAAAATGGAAATATTATACCGAAGAACAGTTTGAAGCTCCTTTTACTTCACCGGCAATTGATAAGGATGGTTCCATATACCTAACATATTATCATGGTACTTTTTATGCCCTTGATTCAAATGGTACTTTAAAATGGAAATATGATAACGAATCATCCGTCTTTTATGAATCTTCTCCAATAATAGGAAATGATGGAACACTTTATATTATGTCAAATAATGGAATTCTTATTGCATTAAATCAAGATGGAACTAAAAAATTTGGATTTGATACTGATTTTTATTCCGGATATTTTACTCCCACTATTGGAAAGAATGGAAATATATATATAAATTCATTAGGTTTTTGCATGTTAAATCCTAATGGAGAATTAATTTATAAGTTTGATTTACCTAATAATAGATATTCTTCTCCAACAATAAATAATGACGGAACAATTTATACAATTTCCGGGAATTCACTTTATGCATTAGAAACTGAGTGCAAAGGTTTAGCAGATAGTCTTTGGTCAAAGATTGGAGGGAATAAATTTAATTCCGGAATGTCTCATTATATTATTCCTGGTTTTTCTGTTGATTCTTTATCAGGTAATATTCCTTTTACTGTTCAATTTTCTGATACTTCTTACGGTAATGTTTTTAATCGGCATTGGGATTTTGGAGACGGACAAACCAGCACTGAAAAAAATCCAGTTCATACTTATGCTTATCCGGATTCATTTACAGTTATGCTTATTATTTCAAATCCGAGTAAATCAGATACATTAACAAAAGAAAATTACATTGTTGCATTAAACTCAACCGGAATTGCTGGAAATACAGATCTTCCAAAAGAATATAAATTATATGAAAACTATCCCAATCCGTTTAATCCTGAGACAAATATAGAATTTGACGTAAAAGAAGCCACAAAAGTAAAGTTAAAAGTATATAACATAACCGGACAGTTGATAACAACAATAGTTGATAAAACAATGGAAAGGGGACATTATAAATATCAGTTTAACGGTAGTAATTTATCAAGCGGAATATATTTCTACAGAATTGATATGGGCAATTATACATCAATTAAAAAGATGATTTTGATAAAATGA